The window GGCCGCTCCGACGGCGACCATCGCGAGCACGAAGCCGAGGTAATGGCGGATGATCGGCGCGTTGCCGTAGCCGAGGGCCTTCAGGATCGCGATCTGGTCTCGCTGCGTCTGGACGAGCCGGGTGACGACGACGTGCAGGAGGAAAACGGCCACCGCGAAGAAGATGCCCGGCACGATCCAACCCTCCGTGCGGAGCTCCGTCAGCTCGTTGTCGAGAAAGGCGTTCGAGACCTGGTCGACCCGTCCGTACGCCCCGAGGCTCCCCCAGCGGTCGAAGAGGCGATCGAGCGCGGCGATGACCGCCGGTTCGCTCGCGCCGGGGCCGAGCTCGACGGCGACGTCGTTGAAACCCCCTTCCATGTCGAACGCCGCGCCGACGGCGTCGCGGCGCATCCAGAGGACGCCGAACCGGCGGTTGTCCGGGAGGATCGCGCCCGCGCCGCGGATCTCGTAGACGTATTCGGGGGAGAGCGCGATTCCGACGATTCGGAGCGACTCCCATCGGCCATTGAGCACGGCGCCGACCCGGTCGCCGACGTCGAGGCGATTGGCCTTCGCGAACGCCTCGCTCGCGACCGCCTCGTTTCGCCTTCCCGGCTCCGGCAGGCGGCCCCGGCGGATCGCGAGCCGGTTGAGAAGCGGGGGAGAGATCCGGGGGATCGAGACGATACGGCCCGTCGCCGGCTCGCGC is drawn from Thermoanaerobaculia bacterium and contains these coding sequences:
- a CDS encoding ABC transporter permease; this translates as MSMLGRKLRRDLWHHRGPAVAVALVVACGISSFVVTRSAYRSILLSRDGYYARYRFADVFVSAKRVPDALFKRVAAIPGVAASEARVVVEVTLDVPGLREPATGRIVSIPRISPPLLNRLAIRRGRLPEPGRRNEAVASEAFAKANRLDVGDRVGAVLNGRWESLRIVGIALSPEYVYEIRGAGAILPDNRRFGVLWMRRDAVGAAFDMEGGFNDVAVELGPGASEPAVIAALDRLFDRWGSLGAYGRVDQVSNAFLDNELTELRTEGWIVPGIFFAVAVFLLHVVVTRLVQTQRDQIAILKALGYGNAPIIRHYLGFVLAMVAVGAA